In Quercus robur chromosome 11, dhQueRobu3.1, whole genome shotgun sequence, the following proteins share a genomic window:
- the LOC126704772 gene encoding uncharacterized protein LOC126704772, producing MKIQLQQVQQAQQEENRSKGNLEGEGDSHKRGTPQRPTTPDEQNSDLLREMRKEMDELRSAIKEKTDRSVDRMVKAMDSPFTAAVLECPVPSKFRLPQLEPFDGLRDPQDHLNTFKTTLGLQQPPDEILCRSFPTTLKGAAREWFTKLPTSSVDNFEQLSNAFLCHFIEGQRPKRPADYLLTIRQGEKETLRSYVKRFTRETLEVDEADDKVQLTTFKAGLRSRDLVASLTKNPPKTMAEMLLKAQKYMNAEDALEAIKDAEKPGDRAKKEDDRRGQKRE from the coding sequence ATGAAGATACAACTCCAGCAGGTTCAACAGGCTCAACAGGAAGAAAACCGGTCCAAGGGTAACCTGGAAGGAGAAGGGGATAGCCACAAGAGAGGTACCCCTCAGAGGCCAACTACTCCGGACGAGCAAAACTCAGATCTCCTTCGAGAAATGAGGAAGGAAATGGACGAACTGAGGAGCGCCATTAAGGAGAAGACGGATCGAAGCGTAGACAGAATGGTAAAGGCTATGGACTCGCCTTTCACTGCGGCGGTACTTGAATGCCCTGTACCATCAAAGTTTCGCTTACCTCAACTTGAGCCGTTCGATGGACTCAGAGACCCTCAGGACcatcttaatacctttaagacTACTCTAGGTCTTCAacaaccacctgacgagatatTGTGTCGTTCCTTTCCtaccactctcaaaggagctgcaagagaaTGGTTCACGAAGTTGCCAACCTCGTCCGTAGACAACTTCGAGCAATTAAGTAACGCTTTCTTGTGCCATTTCATAGAGGGGCAACGACCAAAGAGGCCGGCAGACTACTTACTCACCATTAgacagggagaaaaagaaaccctaagGTCATATGTCAAACGCTTCACCCGGGAGACtctggaggtggacgaagcCGATGACAAGGTGCAGCTAACGACCTTCAAAGCAGGACTGAGGTCCAGAGATCTTGTGGCCTCCCTCACAAAGAACCCGCCAAAGACGATGGCAGAAATGCTCCTGAAagcacagaagtacatgaacgctgaagacgcttTAGAGGCCATAAAGGATGCAGAGAAGCCAGGAGACAGGGCAAAGAAAGAAGACGACCGTAGGGGGCAAAAGAGAGAGTGA